The genome window ATATGCATTAGGTTTGTGTATATAGGTCGGGTTGATTcggattttctaattaccaaaccaaaccaattatatcgggttattaaatctaaagaccaaaccAAATAAATAAAAGACGGGTTTTtaaatctcgatttttctcgggtTTTCGGGTTGTTTCAGGTTTTTTTTATCATAAAGTCTTCATAAcacaaaatatagaatttgtgcTCTAGATATTTCtgtaatcctagtaagacagaactatataaagtatttttaataaaataacataaatatgagatgattcatggcaTTGTACTACAATATTTAACAATAAGATGAGTAAAACGCATTAaagaaattaaatattattaattagccataataaaaacaaacataatttaaaactactaataagttgctaaaataagtacgactaataaccactattatttacatgactaaacactaaaagaaaaaaaaataagttatgcattttatctaaaccatgaaaaactaaaaaatagatatccaacactattttcattcatagtataattgaattgaatattttttataaatcattagtattgatttgattttggtttaagatttatttgagttactaatatttatggactataaaacttaatGGAGCATCAAAAAATTATAAgcccaaacttgaaataatacattaaaaaataaaattatgaaaaaacttaagaaatatttaaaaactacattacaataaatattttcatgtattaaatatatttaaaacttctatacatataacatcatgttggtttgatttcggtttgattttttttagttaaaaccaaaccaaatatcgtcgttttttttttccaacaccaaatcaatcaaatcaaattatagtcggattttttttcccgatttgactcgaattatcgggtTGATATATTTTGTCGATTTTATTTGTACAACCctaagtgtgtatatatatatatatataggtacgAAAAGGAAGAAACCGTATCCAAATTTACTAAGGAATGTGACTTTTCTTCTTATTCTTGAATCTTGAGTTGATTCCTACTTGAACAagcttttgtcttctttttttccACTAAAAGTTCTTGACCAATGAGAAATCAAATTACTACAACCCTTTTTCATGGTAAAAAGGAAGTGTACGGGGGCGGCAGTATACGCATTTCTGACAAGTCTCATACATAATATGCGACTTATAAGTCACATTTTGTTTCTGAAGCTTATAAGTTGGCGTATAAACCCGAAATTGCGGTCATAATAGAGTGTAAAATCCTCCTGGACAACCTTTCCCCCTTTTACCTCCGCCATAGCAACCGATTTTCGATGTTTTTGACTGATTTTTTGTAGCAAATATTTTCTACATCCAACAACAAGCTCAAACCTTGGCGTCGTTGAAAAAGCCCTAAAAGTGAAATCAACTCCATTCATTTTGTATTCGAATTTCACTACGAAAGAAAGGTATGTTCTTCCTCTGATATTCTAGAGTTAATTTATTCTCCACTTTGATAAATTAGGGATAATTTTGTTAAAACCCTTGCTGCTCGACTCGACGACTTCTGTTCTTTTTCTTCTAGCCATGGCTGTCCGAATAGGTTTATGTTGTTTTGAATTATCATTTTGGTTTTTATGTTGTGGCTTTGAATTTGTACTATGTTCGGACAGTTAAATATCCTTACTCGAATTATTTTAGAGAACTGAAAATTTCAAAGTGCAAATATATCAGTTGTAAGATAGTTATAATAAGCATTTTCCCTACTAGGTGACACTAATTATTGGTTTAAATTAGCATTTTCCGGTATTTAATGACAATCTTTGGTTGAAGAAAAGCATATCCTTGTTTTGGTTAAGTCCATAATGTTCAGGGTATTTTAGAGAGGATGTGTTTAACTTATCTAAAACCtatcaaagataaaaataaaacacATTATGAAATGCAGTTTACAAATCGACTGCTCATATGCCACTGCAAAAAGCCTGAGAACTGTAAAATTTGATACGCTGAATTGACAAGTAATTTCATATAGTTGCAATTCGTGAATGCGTTTTAGTACGAAATATTCTCTGCATGTGAGGAATCTAAAAAGATAAATAGCAGGCTGTGAATGCTTTTCATTAATCACAATTTTGAACTGCActtgggttgctctagtggtaactggtaagcaccctccacttccaaccaagagtttgtgagttcgagtcacctcaagagcaaggtggggagttcttggagggagggagccgagggtctatcggaaacagcctctctacgccaggtaggggtaaggtttgcgtacctactaccctccccagaccccactagtgggattatactgggttgttgttattgttgttagaGTATGAATATTCTCTGCGACATGGTCAGAATCTTGGAAATAGTAAAACACAATCATCCATTGAGACCTACAAGTCGCTTTTGGCAATTGAGATTCATAAGTTGCCTTCCAGCATTGAGTTTGATAAAACTCATTTGTCCAGTGCGATTTGTGCTAACGCCACTGCCAGACGGCTCGTTAGCTCAATTAACTTATGACATAAGCAAATTGCATTCAAATCGCATTCCATGTATgtgttttgcatatttttgttttCTCACAAAAACTACACTTCTCTTTATTGATGATCAACGCACTATCTCTCCTCCTTCCATGCTTCTAAATTTTTCACTTTTTCATTCAGTGTTGCATTTAGTACATATTTTCTTGACAATTTATTCACTTTGTATTTTGTGCTTTTATTACACCTTCAGTAAAAGAGATCATTTTATTCCCACAAAAGAGTGCTAAGAGAGGTTTTTTGAACTCCAAAGAGCTAAAATTATCTGCGAAAGCTTTCTAAGCCATTAAAATTAATTCCGTTGCTCTCTTCAtccaataaaaaagaaaaagagaatccTTGCAATCAAGAGGTTTGTCAAAAAGGTGGTATTACTGGTTGGCAATTAAGAGTCATGTTCTGTGAGGAAAAATTATAAAATAGTACACCAAACTTCAAGTAGTATAGCAAAATTTTAACTACACCAATGGACATGTTTTTAAACTTCAAGTCTGTATTTTTTATGTTTTGCATTGAGCTTGGCATGAACTAGCCACCACTAGTGTACATATAAAGTTGTAGTACAATGAAAAATTAGGGTTTTTATCTTCATCTGTTTACTCTCTGTCTTTTCTCGTTTCAGCTTTTCTCTTTTGCTGCAGCTGCGTGTAACATCCATTGCACTTCTTGGTGGTGTTATTTCTGCTGGCGCTGAATGATGGGAAACCAATCACTCTGTGACAATAACATGGTGGAGGAGGAGGAAGCAGAGTATGTATTGCTTGATTTGGATGGCATTTCCTCCGAAGTTCACATTCCCCCAAATGCACCATATGTTCTCTCTGTATGATTTTCTAGCTCAAGTTTACCTTTTAGTTAATTGCTTTAATTTTCTTATGGATTCAAACTAAAGTGTAACCCCCTCTTTTTTATTTCTCTTCACTCTTCAGATACTCATGGTTTTCAACTGTTCCATAGTTCTTTACAACTGGGTTTTTTCGTGGTGCTTTTATGAAAATATTACAATTgattattttccttcaatttattTTTCTCAGGGTCTTGACACATTGAATCCCATCTTGACCATTGATGGCAAAATCAAGCTGGTGAGTTGATGGTTTTGAAAACAGCTTAGTTTTCCCTTTCTGTGACATTATAATTTTTCTGCACCAGTATAGTTGGCTTCAATGGCCGAGCCAAGTCCAAAACTTGTGTGAACTTTATAATCATGCTTACCACATTCTTATCAAGTTCTATATCTTTTACTGGCATTAGTCGTTACAGTGATCAAACATCTTGATGCCCACTGACACCCTTACACCACAGTAGTGCGCCACACTACACTTACAGTCACTTTATTGTCTCACTGTTTCTTGCAAGATAGTCAATATTGCACTTAAGTAAAACCTTATAAGTTTCAGCCCACACAGTTGTGTCTTCCATCAATAAGAGGATACAAATATATTTTATCTGTTTCAACCCCACTTATTTCTGGTGATTCTTTAGTTGAGATCATTCTAGAGAAAAAGAGTTGGTGAGGGAAAACAAAGTAGATATAATGGATAGTGGGTGTAATAATTCTGGTTGCACATCACAAAATGTTGTTTCTTTTGAACATGTTATTTTGTAATAACATTTGTTCCATCTTGTCTCTGCTATCATAGTTCTCAACTTTTCTCTGTGTATATGATATTTCAATTGGTCTTTGTTTCTGTTTTGCAGATTGGACAGTATGATGAGACTATTGGGACATGCCTTGTATTTAGTGAAAGTGGTGAGCCACGCTCCTCTGTAGTCTGTACCAACATATTTTATTGACAGTACAAGAGATTCTTGAAAATGTTTGGAAGGCATGAGATATTTATCTGATTATCTTAGTCGCTTCCCCTGGTGCATATGAATGTCAATTTGAGACAAAATTAGGTACATTGCGGACTATGAACCGTGGAATTTTCTTTCCTGGGTACATATGAATTGAGGAGTTTCTGGAACTTAAGCCTCTTTGCATGTCTTACATTTTCCAAATTAGCCGGAAGAACAAAAAAGCACAAAATATTTGAATCAATCTGGAATTTTATCATTAAGCTAAAGTTCTTTTTGCAGATGCTCCCTCCATGGTTCACGAAGACACAGGACCATCTGAATCCAACCATTTGCCAGGAAGACGCATATTAGACCCTAAGGAAACCGAGTCCAAGCAAGTCAAGCCTGTAACACAGCTTCATAAGATACTTAAGTTCAGGTTGTTGCAGGATACTGAAACTGAAGATGCAAGAGAGAAGCCAAAAGAAGATTAGGTAGCTGAGCTTCTTAGTAAATTAGAAGATACTTAACTATGTTTGACAATGTATAGAGGAGTCGAAGCGGAGCCATTACAACATAGCAATGGGTAGCATTGCTGGTATTTTCTTGCTAGTACCTAAACCAAATACTTGCTTCAGAAACTCAGATGTTTCGCAATTGTTAGCAATTAGATATGGCAGATAGAATTGGTAGGTTACAAAATGTCATTTCTTACTCTGAAGCAAGGGACAAGTGCTCTGACTCGCAACTACATGTCGCATAGATGAACCAGAATCCAAAAGGAGATTGCTC of Nicotiana tomentosiformis chromosome 7, ASM39032v3, whole genome shotgun sequence contains these proteins:
- the LOC104090631 gene encoding uncharacterized protein, with protein sequence MMGNQSLCDNNMVEEEEAEYVLLDLDGISSEVHIPPNAPYVLSGLDTLNPILTIDGKIKLIGQYDETIGTCLVFSESDAPSMVHEDTGPSESNHLPGRRILDPKETESKQVKPVTQLHKILKFRLLQDTETEDAREKPKED